Proteins co-encoded in one Methylobacterium sp. WL1 genomic window:
- a CDS encoding glutathione S-transferase N-terminal domain-containing protein, with product MKFYWGPHTCAIGIHILLEEIGSPYESVKMDVAGGETGQEPFRAINPKGKVPTLVRDDGTVMTEYGAIATWLARTNPDTGLIPADPEAERHGLEVMDYAIGTLHLQGFGRLFKAANYEPQDTLHQTLKLGQASVREQGRAIIDEALSILDRQMAGRPYVAGEAFTIGDSALFYATRWAPQEGIALPPNLAGYFERMIARPAVARVRALWGEA from the coding sequence ATGAAGTTCTACTGGGGCCCCCACACCTGCGCGATCGGCATCCACATCCTGCTGGAGGAGATCGGCAGCCCATATGAGAGCGTGAAGATGGATGTGGCCGGCGGCGAGACCGGCCAGGAGCCGTTCAGGGCGATCAACCCCAAGGGCAAGGTCCCCACTCTGGTGCGCGACGACGGGACCGTCATGACTGAGTACGGTGCCATCGCCACCTGGCTGGCCCGCACGAACCCGGACACGGGGCTGATCCCGGCTGATCCGGAGGCGGAGCGACACGGCCTCGAGGTGATGGACTACGCCATCGGCACGCTGCACCTGCAAGGGTTCGGGCGGCTGTTCAAGGCGGCGAACTACGAGCCGCAGGATACGCTGCACCAGACGCTCAAGCTCGGGCAGGCTTCGGTGAGGGAGCAGGGCCGCGCCATCATCGATGAGGCGCTGTCGATCCTCGATCGGCAGATGGCGGGGCGCCCTTACGTGGCGGGCGAGGCGTTCACGATCGGCGACAGCGCGCTGTTCTACGCGACACGTTGGGCACCGCAGGAGGGCATCGCGCTCCCGCCCAACCTCGCCGGGTACTTCGAACGGATGATCGCGCGGCCGGCCGTGGCGCGGGTCCGCGCGCTCTGGGGCGAGGCGTGA